In the genome of Ignavibacteriales bacterium, one region contains:
- a CDS encoding sulfite exporter TauE/SafE family protein, with protein MSLEILSAFVIGLFGSLHCIGMCGPIAFALPVAQQTNVTFLLGRLLYNLGRVITYFFMGIIFGLLGGKVMMAGLQQSLSIALGLFIIIYVILPQKYKTKILLSSAIISVTTPLKKSIGSLFKKGTIPSLFFIGLLNGFLPCGFVYIGLAGAAATGDAFSGGMFMFLFGLGTVPIMFIASYFGKVISIDIRKKLLKAVPVFAVVIAVIFILRGMNLGIPYISPKLGTVINTSSESNCH; from the coding sequence ATGTCGCTTGAAATACTATCAGCGTTCGTTATAGGTTTGTTCGGAAGTTTGCACTGCATCGGTATGTGCGGACCAATTGCATTCGCGCTTCCAGTTGCACAGCAGACTAATGTTACTTTTTTATTGGGAAGACTTCTTTATAACCTTGGACGCGTAATAACTTATTTCTTTATGGGAATAATTTTCGGACTTCTCGGGGGAAAAGTAATGATGGCAGGTCTGCAGCAATCGCTATCAATAGCACTCGGATTGTTCATCATTATTTATGTTATTCTTCCACAGAAGTACAAAACAAAAATTCTTTTATCATCAGCAATTATTTCAGTTACTACTCCTTTAAAAAAATCAATCGGCAGTTTATTCAAAAAGGGAACTATTCCCTCACTCTTTTTTATCGGATTACTAAACGGATTTTTGCCATGTGGTTTTGTTTATATAGGTCTTGCCGGTGCAGCCGCAACCGGTGATGCTTTTTCCGGCGGAATGTTCATGTTTTTATTCGGGCTTGGTACAGTTCCAATAATGTTTATAGCATCTTACTTTGGCAAAGTAATAAGCATTGATATACGAAAGAAACTTTTAAAAGCAGTTCCGGTTTTTGCCGTTGTGATTGCAGTAATTTTTATTCTCAGGGGAATGAACCTGGGTATTCCATACATCAGCCCAAAACTGGGTACGGTTATCAACACATCTTCTGAATCAAACTGCCATTAA
- a CDS encoding penicillin acylase family protein, whose product MQNWTKIVLGVSASIILLILAAGYVFYNMLRSSLPEYEGEITSSSIKNSIEIYRDSLAIPYIIAESDEDAAFALGYVHAQERLFSMDMARRAAAGRLSEVFGEQTIAFDKMFLTMGIKNVAYENLKRTSPEVKKILQAYADGVNQYIEDAHGNYPVEFDVLGYDPYKWQPVHSLMIVRMIAWELNISWWTDITFSRLVQKLGEEKVKEILPGYPENAPYVIPSQLKNISAIPSDLIETDKAFRNFMKIDGTHLGSNNWIINDSLSASGKPIIANDPHLGYSMPGKWYAAVIRSKDWNAEGITLPGVPGIVIGKNKNISWAVTNIMMDDSDFYLEKIDSTGTKYFCDNKWRELKIYKDTVRVKDKNDIPVEIKMTHRGPIISDTHLYSIWHPEQYYGNTSISMRWSGNDPSDEIFSYISINKAKNRDEFRSAVSGFSVPGQNFIYGDNAGNIGYVFGGRLPLRGNNNPTFVFDGTTTANDWKGYLSKSETPSFFNPKENFIATANNKTVKDFKYHISNLWEPSSRIERINELLISKSKHSTKDFELYQNDIVSPYARQITSHILKSFEGIKVNDENLNQTLSLFTNWDFELGEYSQTPSIYAVFFKYLMRNIFLDEMGDDLFNEYVSVANVPYRSVLQLLENPSSSWFDDITTNEIESKDFIIRKSIDDALTHLEKLFGKDISEWQWGKLHKFKFKHPFSGYSGLIDEYINAGPTGIGGDGTTIFNTEYSFFNSTDILPGFDHEEFENNLGPSMKYIFDFAKPDEFQLILTTGQSGNVMSDHYKDMVESWLRGKYITIRTDESSIKNSKHKLLRIVPGN is encoded by the coding sequence ATGCAGAACTGGACAAAGATTGTCTTAGGTGTATCAGCTTCAATCATTTTATTGATATTGGCGGCAGGATATGTATTCTATAACATGCTTCGTTCTTCTTTACCAGAGTATGAAGGTGAGATAACTTCATCATCAATAAAAAATAGTATTGAGATTTATCGTGATAGCCTGGCAATACCGTATATCATTGCTGAAAGTGATGAAGACGCGGCATTCGCTTTAGGTTATGTTCATGCACAGGAAAGATTATTCTCAATGGATATGGCTCGCCGCGCAGCAGCAGGAAGATTAAGTGAAGTATTCGGTGAACAAACAATAGCGTTTGATAAAATGTTTTTGACTATGGGGATAAAAAATGTCGCTTATGAAAATTTAAAGCGAACTTCACCTGAAGTAAAAAAAATTCTTCAGGCGTATGCTGATGGGGTTAATCAATATATTGAAGATGCCCACGGCAATTATCCTGTTGAGTTTGATGTGCTTGGATATGATCCTTATAAATGGCAGCCGGTACACTCATTGATGATTGTAAGAATGATAGCCTGGGAACTTAATATAAGCTGGTGGACAGATATTACTTTTTCAAGGCTTGTTCAAAAACTTGGTGAAGAAAAGGTTAAAGAAATTCTTCCGGGCTATCCTGAAAATGCACCTTATGTAATTCCATCTCAATTAAAAAATATTTCTGCAATTCCTTCTGATCTGATTGAAACAGATAAAGCATTCAGAAATTTTATGAAGATAGATGGTACACACCTCGGTTCGAATAACTGGATAATAAATGATTCTCTATCCGCAAGCGGTAAACCGATAATTGCAAATGATCCTCATCTCGGTTACAGTATGCCGGGCAAGTGGTACGCCGCTGTTATCAGAAGTAAAGACTGGAATGCGGAAGGCATAACGCTGCCTGGAGTCCCGGGAATCGTAATCGGTAAGAATAAAAATATTTCATGGGCTGTTACAAATATTATGATGGATGATTCAGATTTTTATCTGGAAAAAATTGATTCAACAGGAACTAAATATTTTTGTGACAACAAGTGGAGAGAATTAAAAATTTATAAAGACACAGTAAGAGTAAAAGACAAAAACGATATTCCCGTTGAAATAAAAATGACGCATCGTGGTCCGATTATTTCTGATACTCATCTTTATTCAATCTGGCACCCTGAGCAATATTACGGAAATACATCAATCAGTATGCGCTGGTCTGGTAATGATCCAAGTGATGAAATATTCAGTTACATCAGTATCAACAAAGCAAAAAACCGGGATGAGTTTAGATCAGCGGTTTCAGGTTTCAGTGTGCCGGGACAGAATTTTATTTATGGCGATAACGCCGGAAATATCGGATATGTTTTTGGAGGAAGACTTCCGTTAAGAGGTAACAACAATCCTACTTTTGTTTTTGACGGAACAACAACAGCAAACGATTGGAAAGGGTATCTGTCAAAAAGTGAAACTCCTTCATTCTTTAACCCCAAAGAAAATTTTATAGCAACTGCAAATAATAAAACCGTTAAAGATTTTAAATATCATATATCGAATCTCTGGGAACCATCTTCACGTATTGAAAGAATTAATGAGCTGTTAATATCAAAGAGTAAACATTCGACAAAAGATTTTGAACTTTATCAGAATGACATTGTTTCTCCTTATGCAAGGCAGATAACTTCGCACATCCTTAAATCGTTTGAAGGAATAAAGGTGAATGATGAAAATTTAAATCAGACATTATCACTTTTTACAAACTGGGATTTTGAATTGGGCGAGTATAGTCAGACTCCTTCAATCTATGCTGTGTTTTTCAAATACCTGATGAGAAATATTTTTCTTGATGAAATGGGTGATGATCTTTTTAATGAATATGTATCAGTAGCAAATGTACCTTATAGGTCAGTATTACAACTGCTTGAGAATCCTTCATCATCCTGGTTTGATGACATAACAACAAATGAAATTGAATCAAAAGATTTTATTATCAGAAAAAGTATTGATGACGCTCTTACACATCTTGAAAAATTATTCGGGAAAGATATAAGTGAATGGCAGTGGGGTAAGCTTCACAAGTTTAAGTTTAAACATCCGTTCAGCGGCTATTCCGGTCTGATCGATGAATATATAAATGCAGGTCCAACCGGAATCGGCGGTGACGGAACAACCATTTTTAATACTGAATATTCTTTTTTTAATTCTACTGATATACTCCCCGGGTTTGATCATGAAGAATTTGAAAATAATCTTGGACCATCAATGAAATATATTTTTGATTTTGCAAAGCCCGATGAGTTTCAGCTAATACTTACAACAGGTCAATCGGGGAATGTAATGAGTGATCACTACAAGGATATGGTTGAAAGCTGGCTGCGAGGTAAGTACATAACTATAAGGACTGATGAATCGTCAATCAAAAATTCTAAACACAAATTATTAAGAATTGTTCCGGGTAATTAG